TGTTGACCAAGATATGTTATGAAGGCACTCAAAGAATATTTGAGTAGTTTATTCAATAAAGAATTCATCCCCACTGGGTTAAAGACTGCTATATTTGTGGGTTCTCTCTTGTTTTTAATTAATCACGGGGCTGCATTCTTCCGAGGAGAGATGAATTTTGAGCGCTGGACTTCTGTATGCATTACTTACCTGATGCCTTATCTTGTCAATGTTCACGGTCAACAAGCTTATCGTCGTAAGCTATTACGTCAACATCGACATAGACAAGAGGCAAATTAATGAATCCAAAATCCAAAATCCAAAATCCAAAATTGCTGGTGGTTGCCACTGGTAATCCAGGTAAGCTAAGAGAAATGCAGGCTTACTTAGCTGATTTTGGCTGGGAATTAACTCTTAAGCCAGCAGACCTGGAAGTAGAGGAAACCGGAAGCACGTTTGCTGCCAATGCTTGGCTCAAAGCGTCTCAAGTAGCAAAAGCAACAGGAAACTGGGCGATCGCCGATGATTCTGGTTTACAAGTTGATGCCCTCGATGGTGTTCCTGGCGTTTACTCAGCTCGTTATGGCAAAACTGATGCTGAGCGGATTTCACGGTTGTTGGAAGAACTAGGTGACGAACCGAACCGACAAGCTCAATTCGTCTGTGCAGTAGCGATCGCCAGTCCCGATGGAGTTATCGTCCTTCAAACAGAGGGAATCTGTCGCGGCGAAATTCTCCACACGCCACGAGGCGCTGGCGGGTTCGGCTACGACCCGATTTTTTATGTCCCAGCTTACAAGATGACCTTTGCAGAAATGACACCAGAACTGAAGCGGGAAATTAGCCATCGCGGTCAAGCCTTCCAAAGGTTACTTCCCCAACTGGCGATTTTAGATTTTAGATTTTAGTTCAATCCAAAATCGCGCTACTTTGCAAGGGCGGGGGAACCCCCGCACGCAAGTGGCTGCAAAATCCAAAATCCTTAAACGGCTTCCAGATTCTTTTCGCCGGTACGAATCCGAATTACTTGCTCAACTGGTGAAATAAAGATTTTGCCATCACCAATTTCACCCGTCCTGGCAGCGGCGATTACTTTGTCCACTACCATGTCCACCTGACTATCTTCAACAACAATTTCAACTTTGAGTTTTTGCAGAAACTCAACAGTGTACTCAGAACCGCGATAGCGTTCGGTTTGTCCCTTCTGCCGTCCAAATCCTCGGACTTCAGAAACGGTCATTCCCACAATGCCAGCGTTGACTAGCGCAATTTTGACTTCATCTAGTTTAAAGGGCCGGATAATTGCTTCAACCTTTTTCAATTTCTTCACTCCTAAGTGTGTTTGATTGTTTGATCTGCATTAACTTCTGCCTTAATAAGGAAAAGCTACCACCATGTGGTTTTAGAAGAGTTAATCACAGAATGATTCAGTAAAGTTCAGCAAATTCAGTTATTTAGTGTAATGCCTCTAGGGCGCTGTGTTTGATCTCGTGAGGTACAAGTGTATAGACAGCATGAACCTTTAGATATCATCCAACCGTCAGAGTGATTAGTAACAAGTGATACGTTTGATTGGAGCGATCGCCTCCTCATGATGGGTCAACTGAATATTAAAGCTCAACGATTGGATAATAGGGGACGGACAATCAAATAACTAGCGCCAAAAGCTGTGATGATAATCAGCAAGATAGCGATCGCTAATCTCCTACCACTAATTTCTGAAGCAGTTTCGGGTCGGTAACGGCGACGGTAACTACTTGCCTCCTCTTCTGTAAACAAGTTTTCTGAAAACCCCGATCTAGCTTCCCCAATTGGGAACGAACCTTCAACGGCACTGCGACCAGATTTCAGTGGTTGAGCACTCCGGTGCAGGGAACGCGGTACTGATACCGGACGACCAGGTTCGGGTCTGGAATCGGGCTGATGATGGGTGACATAGGTCCTGTTAACTACAGTAGAATCGACCACTTGCTGTAGTTGCAAAACGGACTGAACAGCTTTTTCAATTTCTTGCCGCAGTTGTTGATTGTGTTTAGCTAACTGTTGGTTTTGGCCATTGAGGGAGTCCAACATTGCCTGTGCTGCTTGCAACTCTGCTGCCAGTTCCCGGTAGACCGACAATGGTACAGAAGGAGAGTAAGCATAGTTTCCAGTTGGGATGTTGTGACCAGAGGTTGTGCTTGATCGCATCGGTAGCGTGGCAAAAAGAAAGGAACGTCATCAGTTTAGCCAGATCTAGTATCAGCTCCAGCTAGCCTATAAGACTATGCTGAAGAATAGTCGAAATTAGCACAATTTGATCGCTATTTCTGCAAAAAGATTCTCGTAGTCAACCACGCTCTTTACACAGTGGAAAAAAGTGTCCCACTGGACCGGGTCCTTTGCCAATATCCAAGGCGTACTTTAGTGCCGTGGTGACATATTCCTTTGCCTTTCTGATAGCTGTCAGTTGCTCTTGGGAGTGAGCAAGATTTGCGGCGATCGCTGCAGCCAGTGTACAACCTGTACCATGGGTGTTATTCGTATCTACCAAGGTTGTGGTTAAAGTCTCCATCTGGTGACCATTAAACCAGACATCAACACCGCGCAAGTTGCCTGTCATTCCTCCCCCTTTAACTAACACAGCCTTAGCATTCAGAGTTTGGTAAATCCGTTCAGCGGCAACTTTCATTTCATCAAGGCTATCAATCTCTAAGCCACTCAATAGTTTAGCTTCGTAACGGTTGGGTGTTACCACAGCTGCCAAAGGAATGAGACGATCCCGGAGAGTTGTCACCGCCGCATCATCAATCAACTGAGCACCTGTGCGCGATACCATTACTGGATCGACAACTAGATTATCAATCCCTAAAGCTTCTATTTGTTGTGCTACGGCAGTGATAATTTCCTGGTTAAGCAACATACCAGTTTTAACGGCTTGTACACCAATATCCTGAATCACTGCCTGAATTTGAGCCACAACAGCTGCTGCTGGCAAAGCGTCAACCCGCGTTACTTCTAGGGTATTTTGTGCCGTTATGCAAGTTAGAGCGCTAGTGCCGTGGACGCAATGGAAAGCAAAAGTACGTAAATCTGCTTGAATTCCCGCTCCGCCACCACTATCGGAGCCAGCAATTGTCAAAGCAACGGGTACGCTTGGTGTTGTCACAACTTTCCTCTAATTGCATCTATTCTACACAGGTTACAAAGCGACATCAGAGGAATTTACAATAATATTGCCACAGAATCTTAAGAAACTTCCTTCTGCATTTTGTAAATTACTGGTAAATTCCACCAGGGAACATGGGGATATTCATGATGTTCTTGATGGTAGCCAAAATGATAGCAACTAATAAATGACCAGAAAATCGGTAAGGAATTACTTTGAGCACGATGAATATTGTTATAGCCTCCTTCTGGTTCCTTGTGAGGTAAAAAACTGCCAAAATAAAACAACTGTATCGAGCTTAGAATTGAGGGAATAACCCAAAATAAGAGCAGGTTATTCTCAGGAACATGTAGTATGTGATGAATAACATGAAACGTAACTACCAAAGCTATAAGTTGTGTCCAGCTCCAGTAGCCTTTCATAAAATTTAAATACCACGCAAAGAAACTTTTGTGTGTACCATCGTGGAAGTCTGGATCTAGTGGGGTAGCAGGCTTGTGGTGGTGCAACCAATGCTTTTTGAGCAACTTATTGTAGGAAAAGAGCGCATACAATAATACTGCTACTTTACCTATAAAATGATTAATTCTGGGATGGTTAGGAAATACTACTCCATGCATAGCATCATGAGCAGTAATAAATAATCCTGTATAAAGGAATGTTTGCCACAGTATAGCTGGCAGCATCCATAAAATAGGTAGGTTAGAGATATTCAGTGAGAGTAAAAACATTAGGCTAATCGCCCATATCCCAATAATCGCAACAGCAATTAAGATTCCTCGATATGTACTTTCACTTTTTGCAGTTTGCGCAGCTTTGATTGACGAGTAGGCTTGAGCAGATGTGGTCATGTTGGTGCAAAACTTTAGTCTAAATGTGTAACAAAAAAAAACAAAACTATTCTTCTTTAAGTATTGTAAAGCAAAATGTTACGTCTTTGTTACCTCCTTTAGGATGAAATTGAAGTAGTTAAAAACCATTCGATTCATCACAAAATAAACCAGAGCTAAAAATCAGCTCTGGAGTGCTTGAAAGCATCAATTCAAGCTGGAACGATTAGAATTTAATTAAAAAAATAAATCAACTAAATTTAGATTGAAGATGAATATTATAAAGTTATAAAAACTAGTATTAATTAGAAGTTAAAAGCAAAGTTTATTGTTTGCCTGTAAAATAATAGATTGCTCTTGTTGATTATTTTTTATTATTGAATACCGAACATCAATCAGATGTCTATCTCTAGATACAAAGTATACACAGTCCCAAAGGATGATTTATTTATATAGCTACCTAATTATGGTTTGTTTTCTTTTACCCAGGTTTTGTCTGGTCGAGAATATCTACATCAGGTTGCCAGAAACTCTTGTGCAGTTGGTCAGATCAGCCCTGCAATAATGTTAATGCTGAGTGCCAGAATTATTGTGTTGAAAAAAAAGGTCAACACGCTATGCACAAGAGCCAAGCGTCTCATGGAGCGTGATATCACCTGAACATCTGAAACCTGACATGCCATCCCAATTACAAAAGAAAAATATAAAAAGTCCCAGTAATCTGGTTGGTTTTCATTTGGAAAATCTAAGCCTCCAGCCTTGACTTCACTAGGACTCATGCTGCGATCGCCATGGTAGTAGTCGTGTGCATAGTGCAGAGCAAACATCGTGTGTATGAGCAACCAGGAACAAATCACAGTCACACCCGCAAGCGTTACGTGTAGCGTCAGTATCGTTGTAGGTAGGCCTTTGGTATCTTTTAGCATGAAAACAATAGCTAAAAGGCTAGTACAGGCTGCAGCTACCACAAGGCTTAGGATTGCCAAGCGACCCTCGTCCTGAGCTTGAGCTCTAAGGCGCATCTTTTGGGGAGTAGCATTGTTCATCATCAACCAAGCCAAACCTAAGAAACAGAGTGTGCCTGAGTTCCAGGTGATGATAATGCGGGCTGGCAGGCGTAACCAAAACGGCAGTAGTATATATACCAGCCCAGCAACCGCGATGGAAATGAGCAGTCGGGGTCGGTTATTCAAGATCCTTAGCAACTTAGGTATAGGGAATTTCACAGGTGTTTCGGGACGTAGAGCACATAAACGAAAGATG
This window of the Chroococcidiopsis sp. CCMEE 29 genome carries:
- the nrtS gene encoding nitrate/nitrite transporter NrtS, whose translation is MKALKEYLSSLFNKEFIPTGLKTAIFVGSLLFLINHGAAFFRGEMNFERWTSVCITYLMPYLVNVHGQQAYRRKLLRQHRHRQEAN
- the thiD gene encoding bifunctional hydroxymethylpyrimidine kinase/phosphomethylpyrimidine kinase codes for the protein MTTPSVPVALTIAGSDSGGGAGIQADLRTFAFHCVHGTSALTCITAQNTLEVTRVDALPAAAVVAQIQAVIQDIGVQAVKTGMLLNQEIITAVAQQIEALGIDNLVVDPVMVSRTGAQLIDDAAVTTLRDRLIPLAAVVTPNRYEAKLLSGLEIDSLDEMKVAAERIYQTLNAKAVLVKGGGMTGNLRGVDVWFNGHQMETLTTTLVDTNNTHGTGCTLAAAIAANLAHSQEQLTAIRKAKEYVTTALKYALDIGKGPGPVGHFFPLCKERG
- the crtW gene encoding beta-carotene ketolase CrtW, whose product is MTTSAQAYSSIKAAQTAKSESTYRGILIAVAIIGIWAISLMFLLSLNISNLPILWMLPAILWQTFLYTGLFITAHDAMHGVVFPNHPRINHFIGKVAVLLYALFSYNKLLKKHWLHHHKPATPLDPDFHDGTHKSFFAWYLNFMKGYWSWTQLIALVVTFHVIHHILHVPENNLLLFWVIPSILSSIQLFYFGSFLPHKEPEGGYNNIHRAQSNSLPIFWSFISCYHFGYHQEHHEYPHVPWWNLPVIYKMQKEVS
- a CDS encoding DUF1345 domain-containing protein, with translation MNNRPRLLISIAVAGLVYILLPFWLRLPARIIITWNSGTLCFLGLAWLMMNNATPQKMRLRAQAQDEGRLAILSLVVAAACTSLLAIVFMLKDTKGLPTTILTLHVTLAGVTVICSWLLIHTMFALHYAHDYYHGDRSMSPSEVKAGGLDFPNENQPDYWDFLYFSFVIGMACQVSDVQVISRSMRRLALVHSVLTFFFNTIILALSINIIAGLI
- the rdgB gene encoding RdgB/HAM1 family non-canonical purine NTP pyrophosphatase — encoded protein: MNPKSKIQNPKLLVVATGNPGKLREMQAYLADFGWELTLKPADLEVEETGSTFAANAWLKASQVAKATGNWAIADDSGLQVDALDGVPGVYSARYGKTDAERISRLLEELGDEPNRQAQFVCAVAIASPDGVIVLQTEGICRGEILHTPRGAGGFGYDPIFYVPAYKMTFAEMTPELKREISHRGQAFQRLLPQLAILDFRF
- a CDS encoding P-II family nitrogen regulator encodes the protein MKKVEAIIRPFKLDEVKIALVNAGIVGMTVSEVRGFGRQKGQTERYRGSEYTVEFLQKLKVEIVVEDSQVDMVVDKVIAAARTGEIGDGKIFISPVEQVIRIRTGEKNLEAV